The Comamonas testosteroni genome contains the following window.
TCGACATGGCTGCCGGCCGAGACTGGGTGCGCCGGCAGGTGCTGGCCCATGAGCGGCCCGCGCGCATGAAAGTGCTCAATCTGTTTGCCTATACCTGTGCGTTCTCGGTCGTGGCCAAGCTGGCCGGCGCGGGCCAGGTTCTCAATATGGACATGAGCAAGGGCGCACTGGCCACCGGCCAGCACAACCATCAGCTCAACGGCGTCAAGGCTGGCGCCAGCTTTGCCGCCCACGATATTTTCAGCAGCTGGGGCAAGATCAACCGCAGCGGGCCTTACGACCTGATCGTCGTGGACCCGCCCAGCTACCAGAAAGGCAGCTTCATCGCCACCAAGGACTATGCACGCCTGATGCGCCGCCTGCCCGATTTGCTGGTGCCTGGCGGCCAGGTCCTGCTGTGCCTGAACGCACCTGAGCTGGGCACGGCCTTCCTGCGCGAGCAGATGGCGGAAATCGCTCCCGAGCTGCAGTTTGTCGAGCGCCTGGCCAACCCGGCCGTTTTTGCCGATGTGGATGAAGAACGCAGCCTCAAGGTCATGGTCTACCACGCGCCGGCGCTGACAGCGACCCAGCAACCATGAACGGCGGTACAGACAATCTCCACGGCTTGCCTCTGCAGCCCGTGGACCCGGCTCTGGCACGCACCTTACAGCGCTTTGCCCGGCTCGACGCGGACACGCCGACCCCGCAACTCGACTATGTGCAACGCCGGCGTCTGCTCAGCGAGCTGCAGGCCGGGCTGATTCGCTCCGCCCTGCCCGGCATTTCCAGGACCGAGCATTTTGTGGCCGCCGAGGGCCGCGAGATCTGCGTGCGCAGCTATCGCAAGCAAGGTACGGGCAGCGGCCGGACGCTGGTCTGGCTGCATGGCGGCGGCTGGATGGTAGGCGATCTCAACACCCATGACGACCTGTGCGAGCATCTGGCCCAGTTCACCGGCCATACCGTGCTGTCTGTGCATTACCGCCGCACGCCGGAGAGCCGATTTCCCGCACCGCTGGACGACGTGATGGCCGTGCTTCAGTGGCTGAGCGATATGCGCGGGCTGCTGCCTTTTGCGGCTGAGCAGGTCCTGCTCGGCGGCGATAGCGCTGGCGCCCATCTGGCACTGGCAGCAGCGGTGCGCCAGATTCAGCAACCTACCGATGCGGCCCGCATTGCAGGCCTGCTGCTGCTCTACCCGCCGCTTGAGCCTGATCAGGACAATGACAGCATGCGCAGCTTTGACGCAGGCTTCGGGCTCACACCGGCGGCCATGCAGCGCTACTGGCAGGAACTCGGCCGACCCGAGGGCCTGGCCGCGCAATGGCTGACGCCGGGCTGCTGCAGCGCAGCCATCGCCGCTTTGCCGCCCACGCTGCTGATGACGGCCAGCCACGATATTCTGCGCGACGAGGCCGAAGCCTTTGCCCACGCAGCCCAGGCCCTGGGCGCACCGCTGCAGCTTTTGCGCGCGCCGGCCATGGTTCACGGCTTTGCGCGCTTGCTGGCTGCCAGCCCGGCGGCACGCCAGCAAGTCGAGCTCGCCTGCTCGGCCTGGGTGGAACTAATAGGGCGCCAGCGTCCTCAGAGCAAATAAGCTTTGCTCTGAGGGCGGGTAGCGGCA
Protein-coding sequences here:
- a CDS encoding class I SAM-dependent methyltransferase produces the protein MQALLAAIAQMPFPTDAQRIFHGRGGRYPGCEQISLDAFAPVIVLTSFAPMEEAQLSQIGQALEQRWQQIAPAGQPLTWAFQTRESGGKVETRVMAGELPEPHVVTENGARYLIHITRGQNHGLFLDMAAGRDWVRRQVLAHERPARMKVLNLFAYTCAFSVVAKLAGAGQVLNMDMSKGALATGQHNHQLNGVKAGASFAAHDIFSSWGKINRSGPYDLIVVDPPSYQKGSFIATKDYARLMRRLPDLLVPGGQVLLCLNAPELGTAFLREQMAEIAPELQFVERLANPAVFADVDEERSLKVMVYHAPALTATQQP
- a CDS encoding alpha/beta hydrolase fold domain-containing protein, translated to MNGGTDNLHGLPLQPVDPALARTLQRFARLDADTPTPQLDYVQRRRLLSELQAGLIRSALPGISRTEHFVAAEGREICVRSYRKQGTGSGRTLVWLHGGGWMVGDLNTHDDLCEHLAQFTGHTVLSVHYRRTPESRFPAPLDDVMAVLQWLSDMRGLLPFAAEQVLLGGDSAGAHLALAAAVRQIQQPTDAARIAGLLLLYPPLEPDQDNDSMRSFDAGFGLTPAAMQRYWQELGRPEGLAAQWLTPGCCSAAIAALPPTLLMTASHDILRDEAEAFAHAAQALGAPLQLLRAPAMVHGFARLLAASPAARQQVELACSAWVELIGRQRPQSK